A region of Periplaneta americana isolate PAMFEO1 chromosome 16, P.americana_PAMFEO1_priV1, whole genome shotgun sequence DNA encodes the following proteins:
- the LOC138716391 gene encoding putative nuclease HARBI1 codes for MSHSSTSSDNDMEYISSGDELGLLELFEERDRPKNENYFEHTIPRYNDSEFVEHFRVSRHVAESVSQQFEISQYFHYQSGRHGKLGSFQQIIIFLWFAGHQTSSFRDVADRFDISISSLFKIIRKITYFLSNLSQHIISWPTPAEKNEIERNFRENGFPGVIGVIDGSHIKIDKPSNDPDSYLNRKHFHSIQLQVVCDHQRRIRDIFVGFPGSVHDSRVFRVSPLANTLQEKCQDHYILGDSGYPCLRNLLTPFADRGQLTRRQRNFNTKLSKSRYVVEHCFGLLKQKFRQLYHIKLRSIPDVVHFIRACCVLHNMALTDDFHLQDPDHENDHGHEQEHEGENYAEDDDDDGNRNDRNGIEMRNYVANILPL; via the coding sequence ATGTCCCATTCAAGCACTTCTAGTGACAACGATATGGAATATATATCCAGTGGGGATGAGTTAGGTCTGCTGGAATTATTTGAGGAAAGAGACAGgcctaaaaatgaaaattattttgaacataCTATACCTAGGTACAATGACAGCGAATTTGTTGAGCATTTTCGTGTAAGTCGCCATGTAGCAGAGAGTGTCTCACAACAATTTGAAATATCACAATATTTTCATTACCAATCAGGACGGCATGGAAAGTTGGGCTCATTCcagcaaattattatatttttgtggtTTGCTGGTCATCAGACATCTTCATTCAGAGATGTTGCTGATCGATTCGATATCTCTATAAGCAGTCTCTTCAAAATTATCAGGAAAATTACGTATTTTCTAAGCAACCTGTCACAACATATAATTTCTTGGCCCACTCcagcagaaaaaaatgaaatagaaagGAACTTCAGAGAGAATGGTTTTCCTGGAGTTATTGGTGTTATTGATGGGAGCCATATCAAAATTGACAAGCCCTCCAATGACCCGGATTCTTATTTAAATAGGAAACATTTCCATTCTATACAACTGCAAGTTGTATGTGACCATCAGAGAAGAATCAGGGACATATTCGTAGGTTTTCCTGGGTCTGTCCACGACAGTAGGGTCTTCAGAGTATCACCACTGGCAAACACCCTACAAGAAAAATGTCAGGATCATTACATTCTGGGAGACAGCGGCTACCCATGCTTAAGGAATCTACTGACACCTTTTGCAGACAGAGGACAATTAACTAGAAGACAgagaaatttcaatacaaaattatcCAAATCCAGATATGTAGTCGAACATTGTTTTGGTCTCTTGAAACAGAAGTTTAGGCAACTGTACCATataaaattaagaagtatacCAGATGTAGTTCACTTTATTAGAGCCTGTTGTGTGCTTCACAATATGGCACTAACTGATGATTTTCATCTTCAGGATCCTGATCATGAAAATGACCATGGACATGAACAGGAACATGAAGGAGAAAATTATGCtgaggatgatgacgatgatggcaaCAGAAATGACAGAAACGGAATTGAAATGAGAAATTATGTTGCTAATATTTTGCCTTTGTAA